Proteins encoded together in one Gemmatimonadota bacterium window:
- a CDS encoding sugar phosphate isomerase/epimerase: protein MKLGANSVLFGGYDMETAFKYLAMAGYDGIEVSAIGGMSEHLVLSDWRAIAPEIRRLTEEYGLELLAMEQPSQDVEVMESAFQAAAETGIPIINCGPGGTSGDEESLQATIDSLGRLADRAETHGVTLCVKAHVGASIYDTPTTLRAMEAITSPSFGIDMDPSHIHRAGENTVEAIKAVLPRVRHVHIRDCKGRQAGPGAPEDQANGRGDIDLVGYIRALHEGGYDGPVNLEVIGAKEYTLEQCCVIAAETRGHMQACLQACGAR, encoded by the coding sequence ATGAAACTTGGCGCAAACTCGGTCCTGTTCGGCGGCTACGACATGGAGACGGCCTTCAAGTACCTGGCCATGGCCGGGTACGACGGCATAGAAGTGTCGGCCATCGGCGGCATGAGCGAGCATCTCGTCCTGTCGGACTGGCGGGCCATCGCGCCGGAAATACGGCGTCTGACCGAGGAATACGGCCTGGAATTGCTGGCCATGGAGCAGCCCTCCCAGGACGTAGAAGTCATGGAGTCTGCCTTCCAGGCCGCGGCCGAGACCGGCATTCCGATCATCAACTGCGGGCCCGGCGGCACGTCCGGAGACGAAGAAAGCCTCCAGGCCACCATCGATTCCCTGGGCAGACTGGCGGACCGGGCGGAGACCCACGGGGTAACGCTCTGCGTCAAGGCCCACGTGGGCGCGAGTATCTACGACACGCCGACGACGCTGCGCGCCATGGAAGCCATAACGTCACCGTCCTTCGGGATCGACATGGATCCTTCCCATATCCACCGAGCCGGCGAGAACACCGTGGAGGCCATCAAGGCCGTGCTTCCCCGGGTCCGCCACGTGCACATCCGCGACTGCAAGGGCCGCCAGGCCGGTCCCGGCGCGCCGGAGGACCAGGCCAATGGCAGGGGGGATATCGACCTGGTCGGGTATATCCGCGCACTGCACGAGGGCGGCTACGATGGCCCCGTCAACCTCGAGGTCATCGGGGCAAAGGAGTATACGCTGGAACAGTGCTGCGTCATCGCGGCGGAGACCCGGGGCCACATGCAGGCGTGCCTGCAGGCCTGCGGAGCGCGGTAG